CGTTGACCAAAAATCCGCTCAAGGATGCCCGGGTGCGCAAGGCGATTTCGCTGGCGTTGAATCGCGACGCCATCGTCAGCCGCGTGATGGAAGGCGAGGCCGTCGCCGCCGGCCAACCGCTGCCGGATGGCTACCCCGGCACGTCTAAAAACCTGAAGCCCGACAAGTTCGACACAGCGCAGGCGAAGAAATTGCTGGCCGAGGCTGGTTATCCGGATGGCTTCGGCATCACTATCCATGCGCCGAACAATCGCTATGTCAACGATGAACAGATCGCGCAAGCGGTGGCGCAAATGCTGAGTCGCGCCGGTATCGCGACGAAAGTCGATGCGATGCCGTCGTCGGTCTACTTCACCCGGGCAACCAAACTCGAATTCAGCCTGATGCTGCTGGGCTGGTCGGCCGGTTCGGGTGAAATGTCCGACAGCCTGCGACCTCTGCTTGGCACTTTCGATGCGAAGAAAGGCTGGGGTAACGCCAACCGCGGGCGCTACTCGAACAGCAAATTCGATGCAATGCTGGAAGACGCACTGGTCACCATCAACGACGCCAAGCGAGAGGCGCTGCTGGCGCGGGCGACGGAAATTGCGATGGCCGATCAGGGCATCATTCCGCTGCACTTCCAGATGAATGTGTGGGCGATGAAGAAGAACCTGAGCTATAGCCCGCGCACCGACGAATACACCTTCGCCTGGATGTTCAAACCGGTCGGCAAATAGCGCGCAAGCCATGAGCACCCATTTCATCGGCAATCGCCGCGTCGCTGGCAGCAGCGGCGAAACCATTCCGGTTCTCGACCCCAGCGACGGCCAGGTGTTTGCACACATCGCGCGCGGCAATTCGGAGGATATTCGCCGTGCCGTCGCCGCGGCCCGCGCGGCCGCTGACGGCGGGACATGGGGCCGCCTCGCACCGGTCGAACGCGGTCGCCTGCTGCGCAAGCTGAGTGACGCGCTACTGGCACATCACGACGAGTTGGCACATCTTGAAATGCGTGACTGCGGCAAGCCGGTCAAGCAGGCAATAGCTGATGCCACTGCGGTGGCGCGTTACTTCGAGTTCTACGCGGGCGCCTGCGACAAGCTGCACGGCGAGACCATTCCGTATACGCCCGGCTATGCAGTGATGAGCTTCTACGAGCCGCACGGTGTCACCGGACACATCATCCCGTGGAACTACCCGATGCAAATATTCGGGCGTTCGGTGGGTGGTGCGCTCGCCGCCGGCAATGCATGCGTGGTGAAACCTGCCGAGGACGCCTGCCTGTCGCTGTTGCGCATCGCCGAGCTGGCGGTTGAATGCGGCTTTCCGGATGGAGCCCTGAACATTGTCACCGGCTACGGCCACGAAGCCGGGCAGGCACTGGCCGATGCAGCAGGTATTGATCACATCTCGTTCACTGGATCGGCACGCGTCGGCACCCTCATTGCACAGAGTGCCGCCAGACGACATGTGCCGGTGACGCTGGAGCTGGGCGGCAAGAGCCCGCAGATCGTGTTTGCCGACGCCAATCTCGACGACGCGCTGCCGGTGATTGTCAATGCCATTGTCCAGAACGCCGGACAGACCTGCAGCGCAGGCTCGCGTCTGCTGGTTGAGGCCAGCGCCTATGAGCGCGTACTCGAAGCGGTGGGGGCTCGCATTGCCACCCTGAAGGTAGGCCCTGCCGTGCTCGATTTTGATGTCGGTCCCC
This is a stretch of genomic DNA from Casimicrobium huifangae. It encodes these proteins:
- a CDS encoding aldehyde dehydrogenase family protein — its product is MSTHFIGNRRVAGSSGETIPVLDPSDGQVFAHIARGNSEDIRRAVAAARAAADGGTWGRLAPVERGRLLRKLSDALLAHHDELAHLEMRDCGKPVKQAIADATAVARYFEFYAGACDKLHGETIPYTPGYAVMSFYEPHGVTGHIIPWNYPMQIFGRSVGGALAAGNACVVKPAEDACLSLLRIAELAVECGFPDGALNIVTGYGHEAGQALADAAGIDHISFTGSARVGTLIAQSAARRHVPVTLELGGKSPQIVFADANLDDALPVIVNAIVQNAGQTCSAGSRLLVEASAYERVLEAVGARIATLKVGPAVLDFDVGPLIRASQLQRVEGFLADAKASAMRSIAQGSIAPESPATGFYARPTLIADVPMEAPLACDEVFGPVLAAMPFRDEADAIRLANGTEYGLVAGVWTENGGRGLRMARAIRSGQVFINNYGAGGGVELPFGGVKSSGYGREKGFEALYGFSVMKTVVIRHG